The genomic interval gcgacttggtatattgagaatgatatatgaaagagagagaaaaagtgagaaaaaaaagtaaaaaataaaatatttttttggtgtaatagTCCTGTAGTGGTTACGTAATGGCCGTAgcagcctttacgtaacggtcgcggtccgtaacggccgctacggccgtgatttttcttcccactgatttcgcggtgtgtaatggtatcggtaacccaaaaaacctttacgtaacggtgttacgtaacggtcgcagcctttatttaaaaccatggttgtGACTTGTGACCATGAACATATGATCGATGGGTAGTAAAACCCCATCTAGATATTCTTACATTGCATGCACAATAGTCTTGTTCTTTGAACaagttcccttttattatttaccGTAGAGACTTTAGACCAGTCACACTTATGCGACAGACAATGTGGGATAATCTTTCGGATTGTCAATGCCCAATTTACGATATTATGACAGAGAGTTCAAGAACTAAGTGTTTGGAACATGCTTATAACTTAAGAACTTATCATTTCAACATAGATTCTCTTTATTGTCTCAACATAGATTCTGTGGACTTATTCATGTAACAGAAATAATACTTGTATGACATGAATTAGCTTGCCTCTATTGATAATTtcagtatgaaaaaaaaatatatattgtatAAACTAACTGATTCGGTTTTAGAGCATAGTAGGAACGGCAACAACAACAACGAAGCCATAAATTCCACTAATATGAAGCCATTTTCGCCATTTAATATAGTTTTTGATCCATAGAAGAACTTTGAAATTAAATAACATTGTAAAGACATTTTATTTTCCTACCTCTAGCCCTGGTGTGATTTTAGGCTCGACTTGTTATTAGCTGCCTAAAACTATTGGAATGCTAGATTGATGCTTaattctttaaattttaattttatttctatgaTCCTACAATCTAATGTCATGATCCAATCTGAAAAACCTCCCGATGATTAAAAGTGTCATCCCAACTTTACAACATTGCACATATCACATGGATTCCCTTATTATGCACCTTGACCTGGCTCAATTCAACAAAGTTCTAATCCTAATTGCTTTCCTCCATATATGATACTTAAAATATTACTATCATTTGTATTTAAAACGAATTTGAACTTTAGTGCTTCAAGCATCATCAAGCAAATCTTATGCTCCAATTATCCCCAATACTTTTATCATGATTGCAGACAAATGGAAAAAAGTAACTTCAGAAGTGAATAAAACCATTGTGTACTTGCATTTATCAGTGAGTTACTCCTTTTTTTATTGTTTGCAGTGGAAGCAAAACAGCCATTGTGACTAATACAACCGTGGAGATTGTAGTTCCTGAAAACGTCATAGGCTCTGTCTATGGAGAGAATGGTAGCAATTTAACCCGTTTAAGACAGGTAAATTACCCTGCTTTTGGAAATTATCGTGCATGGATTCATgattctttcttctttctctaattCGGAGAAAATCTACACAAGAATCAACTTGAGTCTGGCCTAAATAATGGCTGCCCATGCCCATTGATTTTTCTGAGTGGATCTCACTGTTTGCAAAGGTGGTGTTTATTTTCATTATCATGACTGGATTGTTACAAGTTGTGTGGTAGTCATCAGTTCCAGGATAGACCTTCCGATTTTTCCAGGTTTTTTTTTTGgctgtttttgtgtgtgtgtgtgtgttgggaaGAGATACCCAGTCTACTATAGCGCATCACAGACAAATCGCTCTGCTGGCTCTTCCTGTATCTGTGTGATAAGGCTATGACATACAGACGCCCACTCTATGGCTCCTTAAAATCTGGTTGTGGCTCAAAATTTAATGCACCCAATGACTTGTATAAAAGAGGACACTGGATCTGCCAGACCCCTGAGTAGAAAAAGATGCATTGAATTTCTGGAAGCATGTCAAATAGGCTGCCTTGTGATTAGAAGAGTTGCATTCAACTGAATTTAAAATTAAGATGTGGATGTCAAATAGAAAAAGATCCAGTGTTGCGTTTTCTTTTTTGTTGAGCGTTCCAGACATTTTACTTATGGTTCTAATTTTTATGCTACTGTTCGGTTATTGGCAACATATGCCATTTTTCAACTGTTTGTAAATTTAACACCATCCTGGGTGCTCTTGAATCAGATTTCGGGTGCAAAAGTCATAGTGCACGAACCCCGTCCTGGAGCAAGCGACAGGCTTGTCGTCATATCAGGGACACCTGATGAGACCCAGGCAGCACAAAGTCTCCTCCAGGCGTTCATTCTTACTGGACGATCATGACATTATCACCATGATTCTATTTCCAGCTAGTGCAGGACCGCCACAGTTTGTCGTCTGtttgaaacttttatttttattttgatttttagcTTTGTACACTATGTTTTAGTTATCTGAGGCAACTTTTTCTTTTTGGGCCGAACTCTTCATTTTGTGTTGACTTCCCCAACTCTTATTACTTTTAACTTAAGTGTAATATTTCTGTAATGAGATGTTACCATTGTGTTATTTGGATTGGATTTGCATTAGGGAACTATGATTTAGTTATCTGAGGCAACTTTTGTTTTTGGGGCCAAACTCTTCATTTTGGTGTTGACTGCCCCAACTCTTATTACTTTTTAACCCAAGTGTAATGTTTCTGTAATGATATGTTACCATTGTGTTATTTGGATTGGATTTGCGTTAGGAAACATATGATCTGGTGTTCCTCGTCAGAAAAGATCCATTTTCCATTAATCAATTGCTGAAAACCATGTAATGTATTCACAGGCAGACAAACCGCATGTCTCCGCATGAAAAAGGCTCACACAAAAAGAGCACAGGTGCATGGATTGAAAGATAATTCCCCTAATCAATTGATTTGTTGAAGGGCATCTATCTTCCCTCAGGCAATGGATGCACCAAGATGGACCATCCCAAAATTTTGTGGCAAGTGATAAAACATAAATTCCAAGCAAAAAACAACATAGAAAGTCAAATATTGAAGGGAAGCAAACAATACTGAATGGTTCATTTATAGTCAAACACGGAATGGGCATCAGATGAGGATATTAGTACACTTATCCCAAAAGGCAGCAGTGTGTAATGGCAGCAAACAACACATTATTTCTTTACAACAGAAGCACTTCCCACAGCCTCTGCTGTGGGAGAGGGTTTGAGGGTGATTTCCACATTATCATGAACTCCCTGAAGCAGTAGCTCACCATCATATGCGacaacttttcttttctttgctgcTCTCAATGTGCCAACCAAGGCTTCGAATATATTTGCACATTTATCATCATTGAACAGCACACCGAATGTGACCTTTCagcagaaaataaatttttaggaGGAAAAAAAATTGGATACCCTAGTCTGGAGGCAGAAAAACCTAAAACATTCAATACAAACatttaaaaagataaataaagaTGAATTTCATGTAAACAGGTTCAAGAGCAGGCCTAGGCCTTGTCGAGCTCTGGTTTGGGAAATAATGCTGTATTGTAACATACTCCACAGGACATGACTGCAATATGAGGCTCTACGCAATCCATCCACCATTCGATATGCTCGTGCAATTGAACCTCTCTATCTCATGGTCAAGTCGCGAGTTAAGGATGGTAGGTGCAATACTTATACAGTTTCCATAAATCTAATTCCAAAGtaaagaacaaaaataaaataaaaagatgaAAAGCTTCTGCATTAAAGCAAAGCTAAAAGATATCAATCCTTCATCCCTGTGACCCACTCTATCCTTGAAATTGAGCCACATAGGCCTCATGGAAAAATTTTGGGGGGGTcaagtataaaaaatttaaaattaaaaggtgCTTGGCAATATTTCTTAGCTCAATCAAGTTCTTTGGAAGGGAAATGCATAGGAACACAGATTAATGAACTAAATAATCAACAAAGTTTTCTCTTTTCAACTAAGACCATAACTAGGTAAATATTTTGCATTTACACTACATACATAGTTCATATAGAAGTACGAATTAGACTAACTTTCTattgaattttatgaaaatcCTTTCGAGGCCGACTCTAATCAACATGGAAgcatgaaaaaaagaaaaaatcaatccTGAATGAATATACAACTATACTATGAATAAAGTAAAGCTATGTTCAGAGGCTGGACTGGAGTACCACCAAGTGGACCTAAAAATCCATATTCACCTCGAGATAATAAAACTAATTTAATTCTAAATAAGATTTGATGTACCTAATCTTTGGGTAACAATTAACTTAATTTCTTATGCTGAAAATTTTAAGTGCAACAATATTTTCACTTGAGTAGATGTGATCCCTTTAACAACTCTCAATTCCATAGAAACAAGGAtaaattttcatttgaattcatgATGAAAATTAAATGCTAAAACTTCATCTGATCCAGCTATAAGATAATAAAACTAATCACTCATAAATAAACTTTTATTATCCTATAACAAGTCTCTTGCTATAAATTAATTCATTGCACATTTGAACAAGTATTCATAAcctatgtttttatttatttttgaattcagATTTCTAACCTACTAGGACAAACTTCAATAACGACTTAATTTGCGTCATTTGTCAGCTCATTTTCTTATGCATCAAAATTCTCGTGCAATACACATAAATTAGCCTGGTTGTAGACTTTTAGCACATAAAAATGTGCATGAATCAATCTTTAGAGAATAGTATTTTAGTTAATCCAAACTTCAACTTTTTTCATTCggctcattctcaattttcagtATTAGGTTTCATCATTCAAATCTTCTAACTAGATGTGTACATAGGAATGGAATGAAATTGGCATGCATGGAATCAAGTTTATCGCTAGATTTCGTCACactttttatttatattttcattctAGTCCATTCCTACCTCATTCAAGTCTACAAATCAAACCTATTGTGAAAGGTATTGTTATAACCCTTAATTGATCTGTCACAATGTATGAAGCAATTGTCTTACTGTTTGATTGGATCTCTATATGTTCCATACCTCCTCTCCAACCATTTACAACCTAAGAGGCCTCGAGGCATGAAACAATCGTGTCTCGCGAATTTCTTTCCCAAAATGAAGTGCCATAACCCATACTCATGTTTTAATATAAGCTGTTCCCTTTTACCCCCTTTTGTGCTTATTACAGTAAAATAGGATAAATTTATTAGCTTCATAAACATGCAGAAGCGGCTCTGAAGGGTCTGATGACACAAGCATACCAAAACAAAGACAAACAATGGCATCACCCCTCTAAAAAGTGGGGCACCCCAAACCAAACCTAGTTAACCAACAGCAATATAGTTGGCTATTATTGATCAATTTACACACACACAGACACGTGCACAGCCATTCCAAATACAAACAAAATACCAGCACAGTGATCTAATTCAACTGTATTAACTGAAGCTACAATCCAAACGGCTATTTGTAGGGAAAAAATTATATTAACATTCACTTTATAATATTGCATAAATACTTCAGACCACATAAGATgggaaataaagaaaaaaataaaaaattagtagaTGGTATAGCAACTTGCTAGAATGCCACACTTGCACACACCTGTGCTCACAAATATAAACTCAATTAACAGCAGCATTTCCCAGAATGTCAAATGAAAAACCACACTAACATAAAGAATTAAGTCTTTGGGTTAAAGATTCAGCTCATTGTCCAAGAACTAAGAATTTAACTACGAATGATCAATTAAATAAacgctaaaaaaaaaaactctgcaCTGGATCAAGAACAAACTTCCTACCACACCCATGAGCAAAGAAAACAACAAATATCATCCGATAAATACCCAGAAATCACGGGAGCATTACAGATCCGCCATTGACACAATTCCACTATCAAGATCTACACGACATTATTTAAGCATCGCATTTTTAAATTCTACGAACTTCAGCCTACGTACGGCAAATATCTTGTTCAAACATCGAAAGGAACATGACAAATTTGGATAAAAACAGAGAATGCCATCGTAGGAGAAGAGTTGATATTTTTCCCCTAGTAAATAAGTGTTGAATTAGATCTACAAAGATTTGAGGGTTTGTTGGTCAGATGAATATATACCTTGTAAGAACCATCTTGTTGGATCTTGCCAAGCCGCTTGATTTCTTCTTTGAGCCGCCCAACTTCTTCCTCTACGTTCATGGCTTGTGTGTTTGAAATCACTTGCTGAAAAATTTTCTGTTCAATGAGGTGCGGAAAAGATTTAAATGAGAAACTTTCCGGCAAATGAAAATG from Malania oleifera isolate guangnan ecotype guangnan chromosome 9, ASM2987363v1, whole genome shotgun sequence carries:
- the LOC131163766 gene encoding costars family protein, coding for MNVEEEVGRLKEEIKRLGKIQQDGSYKVTFGVLFNDDKCANIFEALVGTLRAAKKRKVVAYDGELLLQGVHDNVEITLKPSPTAEAVGSASVVKK